A genome region from Aestuariivirga litoralis includes the following:
- a CDS encoding MFS transporter, which translates to MTQRVAEFALAIGSFAIGTGEFAAMGFLPSVADGWQVSVPQAGHIISAYALGVVVGAPLIAVLGARLPRRSLLLILMAMFALANLASALAPSFGALLGFRFLSGLPHGAYFGVASLVAADMAGPGGRARAIGRVMLGITIATLVGTPAATWAGQVLGWRMAFGAVGLLGALSVALVFACVAHDPPHEDASPLRELGALRKPQVWLTLGIAAIGFGGLFSVFSYITPTLINDAQLPPASVPFALCLFGAGMITGNIIGPKFADKALLPTIFWSLLWNIGVLTLFYFGARHQISALLFIFLVGTNFVTVPALQTRLMDVGQEAQTLSAALNHSAFNIANALGAWAGGAAIDAGFGWSSTGLVGSALGVMGFGIFLISVYAERRSLIAQVSPA; encoded by the coding sequence ATGACCCAACGCGTCGCCGAATTTGCCTTGGCGATCGGCAGCTTTGCCATCGGCACCGGTGAATTCGCCGCCATGGGCTTTCTGCCCAGCGTGGCGGATGGCTGGCAGGTGAGCGTGCCGCAGGCTGGGCACATCATCAGTGCCTATGCTTTGGGCGTAGTGGTGGGCGCACCGCTGATTGCCGTGTTGGGTGCGCGCCTGCCGCGGCGCAGCCTGCTTCTTATTTTGATGGCCATGTTTGCTTTGGCCAATCTGGCCAGCGCACTGGCCCCCAGCTTCGGTGCCCTGCTCGGCTTCCGCTTTCTCAGCGGCCTACCGCATGGTGCCTATTTCGGCGTGGCCTCTTTGGTGGCCGCCGACATGGCGGGTCCGGGTGGCCGCGCCCGCGCCATCGGGCGGGTGATGCTGGGCATCACCATTGCAACTCTGGTGGGTACACCTGCGGCCACTTGGGCCGGGCAAGTTCTGGGATGGCGCATGGCCTTTGGCGCCGTGGGCCTTCTCGGTGCGCTCAGCGTGGCGCTGGTGTTTGCCTGTGTGGCCCATGACCCACCGCATGAAGATGCCAGCCCGCTGCGCGAGCTGGGTGCGCTGCGCAAGCCGCAAGTCTGGCTCACGCTGGGCATCGCCGCCATCGGCTTTGGCGGCCTGTTCTCGGTGTTCAGCTACATTACACCCACTTTGATCAACGACGCGCAGCTGCCGCCCGCTTCGGTACCCTTTGCGCTGTGCCTGTTTGGTGCGGGCATGATTACCGGAAATATCATCGGGCCCAAATTCGCCGACAAGGCGCTATTGCCTACCATCTTCTGGTCCTTGCTGTGGAACATTGGCGTGCTCACCCTGTTTTACTTTGGTGCCCGCCACCAGATCAGCGCACTGCTCTTCATCTTCCTGGTCGGCACCAATTTCGTGACCGTGCCGGCCTTGCAAACGCGGCTGATGGATGTGGGCCAGGAAGCCCAGACATTATCTGCCGCCCTCAATCACTCGGCCTTCAACATCGCCAATGCGCTGGGCGCCTGGGCCGGCGGGGCCGCCATTGATGCGGGCTTCGGCTGGAGTTCAACCGGCCTTGTGGGTTCCGCTCTGGGCGTCATGGGTTTTGGCATTTTCCTGATCTCGGTTTATGCCGAACGCAGGAGCTTGATCGCGCAGGTCAGCCCCGCCTGA
- a CDS encoding HlyD family type I secretion periplasmic adaptor subunit: MSQIEMSKDTDADLRRLTLLGFAGIASMLGLFLAWTWFSDLNGAVVAQATIQAETYSKRIQHREGGNVLKILVKDGDSVTAGQELVLLDPAAIQSQVGIFSARLDELTVKRSALEAQRDGLASLTLPPAYQARAHEPALAAIISGQQRLLQSTLDSARDRQAQLNAQTDQINEQIKGHEAQMAADQTQLSLITSESDSLKPLQEKGLIPATRVLALERESARIAGEIGQLQASKASSLEKISEIKTQSLQIGEELRNQALNELRDTESKLSDAQGQLAASQSELDHTTIRAPIAGTVFQLTVHTDGGVITPGETLMMILPKDDALVLQAAVSPNDISHIHLGQQAELVFPAFDSRATPRIEAEVTNVAADTTRPDVSRGDAQAQPFYAVRLVISASERLKLGTNQLKPGMMAEAFIQTEARSPMSYLLKPLLQQWNHAMREH, from the coding sequence ATGAGCCAGATTGAAATGTCAAAAGACACGGATGCGGATCTGCGCCGTCTGACGCTGTTGGGCTTTGCCGGCATTGCCAGCATGCTGGGCCTGTTCCTGGCCTGGACCTGGTTTTCCGATTTGAACGGCGCCGTGGTGGCCCAGGCCACCATCCAGGCCGAAACCTATTCCAAACGCATCCAGCACCGTGAAGGCGGCAACGTGCTCAAGATTTTGGTCAAGGACGGCGACAGCGTCACCGCTGGCCAGGAACTGGTCTTGCTGGACCCGGCGGCGATCCAGTCGCAAGTCGGCATTTTTTCCGCAAGGCTGGATGAGCTGACCGTCAAGCGCTCAGCCCTGGAAGCCCAGCGCGACGGCTTGGCTTCACTCACCCTGCCGCCAGCCTATCAGGCGCGCGCGCATGAACCTGCCTTGGCGGCCATCATCAGCGGTCAGCAAAGATTACTGCAATCGACATTGGATTCCGCCCGAGACCGGCAAGCCCAATTGAATGCCCAGACCGACCAGATCAACGAGCAGATCAAAGGCCATGAAGCCCAGATGGCCGCTGACCAGACCCAGCTCTCCTTGATCACCAGCGAGAGTGACAGCTTGAAGCCGCTGCAGGAAAAGGGGCTGATCCCTGCCACGCGCGTTTTGGCACTGGAGCGTGAATCCGCCCGCATCGCCGGCGAGATCGGCCAGCTTCAGGCCAGCAAGGCGTCATCTCTTGAAAAGATCAGCGAGATCAAAACCCAAAGCCTGCAGATCGGCGAGGAATTGCGCAACCAGGCCCTGAATGAATTGCGCGACACCGAAAGCAAGCTCTCCGATGCGCAGGGCCAGTTGGCGGCGTCGCAGTCGGAACTCGATCATACCACCATCAGGGCCCCGATTGCCGGCACGGTGTTCCAGCTCACCGTTCACACTGATGGCGGGGTGATCACGCCGGGTGAAACGCTGATGATGATCCTGCCCAAGGATGATGCGCTGGTGCTGCAGGCTGCCGTGTCTCCCAATGACATCAGCCATATTCATCTGGGCCAGCAGGCCGAGCTGGTCTTCCCAGCCTTTGACTCGCGCGCTACCCCCCGCATCGAAGCTGAAGTGACCAATGTAGCCGCCGACACAACCCGACCCGATGTGTCGCGTGGCGATGCTCAGGCGCAGCCTTTTTATGCTGTGCGCCTGGTCATTTCCGCCAGTGAGCGGCTGAAGCTGGGCACCAATCAGTTGAAGCCCGGCATGATGGCGGAAGCCTTCATCCAGACCGAGGCGCGCTCCCCCATGTCTTATCTGCTCAAGCCGCTCCTGCAGCAATGGAACCACGCCATGCGTGAGCATTGA
- a CDS encoding type I secretion system permease/ATPase, with the protein MTGDNEIRAQVFGRNRKLIIVTFIFSFVINILALSGSLFMLQVYDRVIPSGSIPTLVALAGIVLLLYCYFGLLDYVRSRIFVRVGKRLEESLRLRAFDVMSKAALSKTNTAGTLPVQDLAAIRQFISGQGPLAYFDMPYVPLYMLAAFSLHWLLGVTAMVSAAIIFILALLAERATRKHSNAAQQAQHRLTTMTEEARRNAEALFALGMKGPVRARWARIHQESLALQTHANDAGATFSAFSRVFRLIVQSAMLGVGAFLAVRHEISSGSIIASSIILGRALAPVEQAVAGWQQLLNARKAYERLTQFFKQVPAEQDRITLPRPKGHLAAEAISVTVPGIDKPLLQNVSFTVAPGTALGVIGPTGAGKSTLARALTGVLPLARGNVRLDGATPDQFGEDLYGRLIGYLPQDVQILDGTVAENISRFSAAGDDAKVVAAAQLADIHEFILRLPQGYETRLQEGGSRLSAGQRQRVALARAVYGDPVLLILDEPNSNLDADGEAALDKAIKATLARGASAVMIAHRPSALNAVTHLLVLANGQVQMSGPRDDVLIKLGMQPMRPPAAAVNTNAPTFATMGGKLAGPARGSS; encoded by the coding sequence ATGACAGGTGACAATGAGATCCGCGCGCAGGTCTTTGGCCGCAACCGCAAACTGATTATCGTCACCTTCATCTTCAGTTTCGTGATCAATATTCTGGCCCTGTCCGGTTCGCTGTTCATGTTGCAGGTCTATGACCGCGTGATCCCCTCCGGCAGCATTCCCACGCTGGTGGCTTTGGCGGGGATCGTGCTGCTGCTTTATTGCTATTTCGGCCTGCTGGATTATGTGCGCTCGCGCATCTTTGTGCGGGTGGGAAAGCGGCTGGAGGAATCGCTACGCCTGCGGGCCTTTGACGTGATGTCCAAGGCGGCCCTGTCCAAGACCAACACCGCCGGCACCTTGCCGGTGCAGGATCTGGCCGCCATCCGCCAGTTCATCAGCGGCCAGGGGCCATTGGCTTATTTTGATATGCCCTATGTGCCGCTCTATATGCTGGCCGCCTTCTCGCTGCATTGGCTGCTGGGCGTAACGGCAATGGTTTCCGCCGCGATCATTTTCATTCTGGCGCTGCTGGCCGAACGGGCCACCCGCAAGCATTCCAACGCCGCACAGCAGGCCCAACACCGGCTAACCACAATGACGGAAGAGGCCCGCCGCAATGCCGAAGCGCTTTTTGCTTTGGGCATGAAAGGCCCGGTGCGCGCGCGCTGGGCCAGAATCCACCAGGAATCACTGGCCCTGCAAACCCATGCCAATGATGCGGGTGCGACTTTCTCGGCCTTCTCGCGGGTATTCAGGTTGATCGTGCAATCGGCCATGCTGGGCGTGGGCGCTTTTCTGGCCGTCCGCCATGAAATTTCCTCAGGCTCGATCATCGCCAGTTCGATCATTCTGGGCCGCGCTTTAGCACCGGTGGAACAGGCCGTGGCCGGCTGGCAGCAATTGCTGAACGCGCGCAAAGCCTATGAACGTCTGACGCAGTTTTTCAAACAGGTGCCGGCGGAACAAGATCGCATCACGCTGCCGCGGCCCAAAGGCCATCTGGCGGCAGAAGCCATTAGCGTCACCGTGCCTGGCATCGACAAGCCCCTGTTGCAAAACGTGTCCTTCACGGTCGCACCCGGTACGGCGCTGGGTGTGATCGGGCCAACCGGCGCCGGTAAATCCACCTTGGCTCGTGCGTTGACCGGTGTGTTACCATTGGCGCGCGGCAATGTGCGGCTTGACGGTGCCACGCCAGACCAGTTCGGCGAAGATCTCTATGGCCGCCTGATCGGTTATCTTCCGCAGGACGTGCAGATCCTGGATGGCACCGTGGCCGAAAATATTTCGCGTTTTTCCGCAGCCGGTGATGACGCCAAGGTAGTCGCCGCCGCCCAGCTGGCCGACATCCATGAATTCATCCTGCGCCTGCCACAAGGCTATGAGACCAGACTGCAGGAAGGCGGCTCGCGCCTGTCTGCCGGCCAAAGGCAGCGCGTGGCATTGGCCCGCGCAGTTTATGGCGATCCGGTGCTGCTCATTCTGGATGAACCCAATTCCAATCTCGATGCCGATGGCGAAGCCGCACTTGATAAGGCGATAAAGGCCACCTTGGCGCGCGGCGCCAGCGCAGTGATGATTGCTCACCGGCCAAGTGCGCTGAATGCGGTGACCCACCTTCTCGTTTTGGCCAATGGCCAGGTGCAGATGTCGGGGCCGCGCGATGACGTTCTGATCAAGCTGGGCATGCAGCCCATGCGCCCGCCTGCAGCAGCTGTGAATACCAATGCCCCCACCTTCGCCACCATGGGCGGAAAACTGGCCGGACCGGCGCGAGGCTCTTCATGA